A window of Leeia aquatica genomic DNA:
CGCGCAAGGGGTCTAAACTGGACAGGTTGCCCGCATAGGTGAGCTTGTCCACCACCACCACCGGCTGGCCTAGTACTTGCCGGGCATACAGGGTGAAATTGGCACCGATGAAACCGGCTCCGCCGGTGACTAGCCAGGGGCGACGTGACACAGCGTCTCCTCAATCATGGATTCTACGGTCACACACAACGACCATCACAAGGTGCGGTATCAGGCGTCGCGCTCAATGGAAAGCAGCGCCAACTGTCGCAGCTGATCTCGGGTTTCGCTGTCTGGCACCCCCTGCAGGCAGGCAATGGCGGCTTCGACTTCACCCATCGCCACTTCCCGCGCGCTGGCCACCGCACCGGTCTGCTGCATCAACTCCAGCAAGCGAGGCATGATCGCCAGATCGCCCGCCACAATCGCGGCTTTCAACCCCGGCAATTCCGCCTCCGGCGCACGGCGCAGCGCGTAAATCACCGGCAGGGTCAGCTTGCCTTCGGCCAGATCGTCTCCGGCGTTCTTGCCGATGGTCTGCGCATCACCCGAGTAATCCAGTACGTCATCGATGATCTGAAACGCAGTACCCAGGTGCATGCCGTAGCGCGCCAGGCTCTCCTCCTGCTCCACCGACACCCCGGCGAGCACCGCACCCAGACGGGCAGCCGCCTCGAACAGCTTGGCCGTCTTGTACTGGATGACCCGCAAGTAGTCCGGCACATCAATATCGGTGTTACCGATATTCATCAACTGCAACACTTCGCCTTCGGCGATCAGGTTGGTGGCATCCGCCAGGATTTCCTGCACCCGCATCTGGCCGACGGTCACCATCATCTGGAAACTGCGCGAGTACAGGAAGTCCCCCACCAGTACGGCAGCGGCATTGCCGAACATGGCATTGGCCGTCTGTTTGCCACGGCGCAGGCCGGACTCATCCACCACGTCATCGTGCAGCAGGGTGGCGGTGTGGATCAGCTCCACCACGGCAGCCAGCACATGGTGATGCTGCCCCGGGTACTGGCAGGCACGCGCCGTCATCAAGGTCAGCAAGGGACGCAGGCGTTTGCCACCATTGCCAATAATGTATTCGGCAACCTGGTTGACCAACACCACCTCGGAACCAAGGTGGGAGCGGATGCAGGCATCCACCGCCTGCATGTCAGCCGCGAAACTCGCGCGCAAGGTCTGGAAGGAAATCGGTTGGACAATCACAACACAAGCCAATCAGTCTGAGGGTTTGCGCGCCAGTGTACCGCAAAACGGCCCATCTGGCAGCGCACCCACGGCGCACCCATAAAAACCGTTGACAAATCAGTGACTTTCAGGAAAAATGTCGCGTTCCACATTCTGGCAGCCGCATTGCCGGGCGTGGAATAGCTTAATTTGAAGAATCCAGAACTGGAGCTCGTTTATGTACGCGGTCGTAAAAACCGGTGGCAAACAGTACAAAGTTGCCATTGGCGAAAAACTCAAAGTAGAACAGATACCGGCAGACATCAACAGCGAAATCGTACTCGAAGAAGTGTTGCTGATCGCCGATGGCGAGAAGGTAGCGGTCGGTACGCCGCTGATTGCTGGTGCCTCGGTGAAGGCCACCGTGCTGTCCCAAGGTCGTCACGACAAGGTTCGCATCTTCAAGATGCGCCGTCGCAAGCACTACCAGAAGCGTCAAGGCCATCGTCAGAACTACACCGAACTGCAAATCACCGCCATCAACGGCTAAGCAGACGGTCAGCACAGGAGTAAACTCTCATGGCACACAAAAAAGCAGGCGGTAGCTCGCGCAACGGTCGCGACTCGCATTCCAAGCGTCTGGGCACCAAGGCCTACGGCGGCGAACTGATTTCCGCTGGCAGCATCATCATCCGCCAGCGCGGCACCCAGTTCCACGCTGGCGAAAACGTCGGCATGGGCAAGGACCACACCCTGTTCGCCAAGGTGGATGGTCGGGTTGCTTTCGTGACCAAGGGTCCGCTGAAGCGCAAGACGGTGACCGTGGTTCCGGCCTGATCCGAACCTCGCACCGCAAAGCCCTATTCGCTTGAATAGGGCTTTTTTTCTTCCTATGCTGCCACAGGCAGCCAGGCAAGCAGGAACAACATGAAATTCATTGACGAAGCCCGTATCGAAGTCCAGGCCGGCAAAGGCGGCAACGGCTCCGCCAGCATGCGCCGTGAAAAGTTCGTGCCGCGCGGCGGCCCGGATGGTGGCGACGGCGGTCGCGGCGGCAGCATCATTGTGGTGGCGGATGAAAACGTCAACACCCTGGTCGACTATCGCTTCGTCAAACACTACCGCGCCCGCAACGGTGAAAATGGCCGTGGCGCCGATTGCTACGGCAAGAGCGCGGAAGATGTCTATCTACGCATGCCGATCGGCACGGTCATTTCTGATCGCGAAACCGGCGATCTGGTGGCCGATCTGACCCACCATGGTCAGGAAGTGGTGCTGGCCCGCGGCGGCAAGGGCGGACTGGGCAACCTGCATTTCAAGTCCTCCACCAACCGTGCCCCACGCCAGTTCACCCATGGTGAGGAAGGCGAGCAGCGGGAACTGATGCTGGAGCTGAAAGTGCTGGCCGATGTGGGGCTGCTGGGCATGCCCAACGCCGGCAAGTCCACCTTCATCCGCGCCGTCTCTGCGGCACAGCCCAAGGTGGCCGACTACCCATTTACCACGCTGCACCCCAATCTGGGTGTGGTGCGCATCGACCACGACCGCAGCTTCGTGATGGCCGATATTCCGGGCCTGATTGAAGGTGCCGCCGAAGGGGCCGGGCTGGGTCATCGCTTCCTCAAGCATCTGGCCCGTACCGGCGTGCTGCTGCATCTGGTCGACCTCGCCCCGTTCGATGAGAGCATCGACCCGGTGCAGGAAGCCCGTGCCATCGTGGAAGAACTGCGCAAATACGATGAAGCGCTGTACCAGAAGCCGCGCTGGCTGGTACTGAACAAGCTGGACATGATTGCGGAAGATGAGCGTGACGCCAAAGTAGCCGACTTCCTTGCCCGCTTCGAATGGCCCGCCAACCCGGACCCACTGGCCGCTTTTGACCCACAGGCCGCCCGCCACTTCGTCATTTCCGGCCTCACCGGCGAAGGCACCCGTGAGCTGACCTTTGCCATCATGGACTACCTGGAAGCGACCCGGCCGCAGCGCCAGGCTGCAGAGGGCGAAGCCGCCCCGGTAGAACCGGAGCCGTGGGACCCGACCAAGAGCTGAGCCTGTCCCAACGTACCATTGCCCTCAAGCCTGCCGCCCGGCAGGCTTGCTGCTTTTGTGAGACATCATGAATCCCTACGCCGCCCCTGATAGCTCCCTGTCCCGCTCCGACGACGCTTACATCATGCCAGATGGCACCCGAGAGAAAATCCAGCGTAGCTGGATGGCAGCCTTGGGGCTCTGCATCCTCAAGCTGTGTGCCATGGGCTATATGCTCTCGTTGGCGGGTACCACGCTGCACCTGGGTGAAGTGCTCTGGAGTCTGCTGGACGTCCTGTGCCTGGGTGGCCTGGCCTATGGGGTATATCGCAAGAACAGGGCAAGCGCCATTGCCCTTCCGGTTTGGTTCCTCGGGCTGACCATGTTCAATATCTGGGTTCTGCACTTGCCGGTCGGTTTAGTGGGCATGATTCTGACGCTGTTTTTCACCCTGTTCTTCTCGCAAGGTGCGCTGGCCGTGCTCCGCTACCACACCT
This region includes:
- a CDS encoding polyprenyl synthetase family protein, with translation MIVQPISFQTLRASFAADMQAVDACIRSHLGSEVVLVNQVAEYIIGNGGKRLRPLLTLMTARACQYPGQHHHVLAAVVELIHTATLLHDDVVDESGLRRGKQTANAMFGNAAAVLVGDFLYSRSFQMMVTVGQMRVQEILADATNLIAEGEVLQLMNIGNTDIDVPDYLRVIQYKTAKLFEAAARLGAVLAGVSVEQEESLARYGMHLGTAFQIIDDVLDYSGDAQTIGKNAGDDLAEGKLTLPVIYALRRAPEAELPGLKAAIVAGDLAIMPRLLELMQQTGAVASAREVAMGEVEAAIACLQGVPDSETRDQLRQLALLSIERDA
- the rplU gene encoding 50S ribosomal protein L21, with protein sequence MYAVVKTGGKQYKVAIGEKLKVEQIPADINSEIVLEEVLLIADGEKVAVGTPLIAGASVKATVLSQGRHDKVRIFKMRRRKHYQKRQGHRQNYTELQITAING
- the rpmA gene encoding 50S ribosomal protein L27 encodes the protein MAHKKAGGSSRNGRDSHSKRLGTKAYGGELISAGSIIIRQRGTQFHAGENVGMGKDHTLFAKVDGRVAFVTKGPLKRKTVTVVPA
- the obgE gene encoding GTPase ObgE, which encodes MKFIDEARIEVQAGKGGNGSASMRREKFVPRGGPDGGDGGRGGSIIVVADENVNTLVDYRFVKHYRARNGENGRGADCYGKSAEDVYLRMPIGTVISDRETGDLVADLTHHGQEVVLARGGKGGLGNLHFKSSTNRAPRQFTHGEEGEQRELMLELKVLADVGLLGMPNAGKSTFIRAVSAAQPKVADYPFTTLHPNLGVVRIDHDRSFVMADIPGLIEGAAEGAGLGHRFLKHLARTGVLLHLVDLAPFDESIDPVQEARAIVEELRKYDEALYQKPRWLVLNKLDMIAEDERDAKVADFLARFEWPANPDPLAAFDPQAARHFVISGLTGEGTRELTFAIMDYLEATRPQRQAAEGEAAPVEPEPWDPTKS